The following proteins are co-located in the Streptococcus anginosus genome:
- a CDS encoding MGMT family protein, protein MNKVLNEKLINQILSVVACIPVGKVTTYGQIAHLIGRERNARLVGRVLSQAGLYGKYPCHRVVNSAGRLAPAWEEQRHLLWAEGVTFKTNGCVDLKKHQWKPTDISKV, encoded by the coding sequence ATGAATAAAGTATTGAATGAAAAATTAATAAATCAAATTTTATCAGTTGTAGCCTGCATTCCTGTGGGAAAAGTGACTACCTATGGACAAATTGCGCATTTGATAGGGCGAGAAAGAAATGCTCGTTTGGTAGGTCGCGTCCTGTCTCAGGCTGGACTTTATGGGAAGTATCCTTGCCATCGTGTGGTTAATTCCGCAGGACGCTTAGCGCCAGCGTGGGAGGAGCAGAGACATCTCCTTTGGGCCGAAGGAGTGACTTTTAAAACGAATGGCTGTGTGGATTTGAAAAAGCACCAATGGAAGCCAACGGACATTAGTAAAGTGTAA
- a CDS encoding DUF1827 family protein produces the protein MKLINTTNSHARLVQSQLESTDATLVETFSAGNTDVVFTQAPFHYEILISNKHRAIREQEVEKIREFFLKRKIDTKSIDASRIKTLYSTNLIEISIPTK, from the coding sequence ATGAAGCTTATTAACACGACAAACAGCCATGCACGCCTTGTACAAAGTCAATTAGAAAGTACAGATGCTACACTAGTTGAGACTTTTTCCGCTGGAAATACAGACGTCGTCTTTACGCAAGCACCTTTTCATTATGAAATTCTGATTTCAAATAAACACCGCGCCATTCGCGAACAAGAAGTTGAAAAAATTCGAGAATTTTTTCTGAAACGAAAAATTGATACAAAATCGATTGATGCCTCTCGAATTAAGACACTCTATTCAACAAACCTCATTGAAATATCCATCCCAACTAAATAA
- a CDS encoding ECF transporter S component: protein MTHTRKMAVVAILSAISFLLMFFDFPILPGASFLKLDFSILPILLGLVVLDLGGALSILLVRSALKLLLNNQGVNTYIGLPMNIIAVAVFVIAFALIWKKEQTTVRFLIASVVGTLGLTLAMLILNYAYAIPLYATFANFDISKILGVANYLFAMVIPFNLLEGVVFAVAFWLIYLLLKPILIKYEK from the coding sequence ATGACACATACACGCAAAATGGCTGTTGTTGCCATTCTTTCAGCAATTTCATTTTTGCTGATGTTCTTTGATTTCCCGATTTTACCGGGGGCTAGCTTTTTAAAGCTAGATTTCAGTATTTTACCAATCTTACTGGGATTAGTGGTGCTGGATTTAGGTGGCGCTTTGAGCATTTTATTGGTTCGTTCGGCGCTCAAACTGCTGCTGAACAATCAAGGCGTCAATACTTATATTGGCTTGCCGATGAATATCATTGCGGTTGCTGTTTTCGTAATTGCTTTTGCTTTGATTTGGAAAAAAGAGCAGACAACCGTTCGTTTTCTAATCGCTTCTGTGGTGGGGACGCTCGGATTGACCTTGGCAATGCTGATTCTCAACTATGCCTATGCTATTCCACTCTATGCAACATTTGCTAATTTTGATATTTCAAAGATTCTGGGCGTGGCAAACTATCTATTTGCAATGGTCATTCCATTTAATCTATTAGAAGGTGTGGTTTTTGCAGTTGCCTTCTGGCTGATTTATCTGCTTTTAAAGCCGATTTTAATCAAATATGAAAAATAA
- a CDS encoding cation:proton antiporter: MDLLLYIIIFLSVLIVSNATNKLFPSLPTPLIQILLGIGLGFFIPVGTFHLETELFLALIIGPLLFREAEESDITSILKHWKIVIYLIFPVIFLSTLSLGFLSHWLWVYLPLAACIAVGAALGPTDLVAFASLSERFTFPKRVENILKGEGLLNDASGLVAFQFALTAWTTGKFSAQEASISLILSIIGGFIVGGLTAFLNRQLQKLLYTVRVSDTAGELLLELSLPLLTFFLAEELYVSGIIAVVVAGIFKASRFKRITLLEAQVDTVTDTIWQTVTFMLNGAVFVILGIELETIAEPILKSPVYDNLRLLLTILLLTIVLFATRFVMIYGFYFWRSLRLKKRMSKYWRDIALLTFSGVKGTVSIATILLIPTALEQKYPLLLFLVAGVTLLSFLTGLVILPRLSKNKEESSDYLMHIAILNDVVQELEEDLKHTKVKAPLYAAIDNYHGRIENLILEQEGRSVQKDLTDLQLLMLSIESDGLEQAYEERKISNRVYSIYQRYLWNMEQRINRNLASRFTYFLISFFRMTRLLLHEIVTFGSTFRNWLNQDRAKPSKAEREEIAELYLANTEVIIGSLENLKGVYNTALINFLQDSRIRETAIIESSAFIERVITRIKPNNIKEMLRGYYLERKIIFEYEHEKLISASYAKFLRQNVNNLENYSLKETANTLPYDMMNYVRQK, translated from the coding sequence GTGGACTTACTCCTTTATATTATTATCTTTTTATCTGTTCTGATTGTTTCAAATGCCACCAACAAGCTATTTCCAAGCTTGCCAACGCCACTCATACAAATTCTATTAGGGATTGGCTTGGGATTTTTCATTCCAGTTGGAACGTTTCATTTAGAAACGGAGCTGTTTCTAGCTTTAATCATTGGACCGCTACTGTTTCGAGAAGCAGAAGAAAGCGATATTACCAGTATTCTTAAGCATTGGAAGATTGTTATTTATCTGATTTTTCCAGTTATTTTTCTATCAACTTTGAGTCTTGGTTTTTTATCGCATTGGCTATGGGTGTATCTTCCTCTTGCAGCTTGTATCGCGGTTGGAGCCGCCTTGGGTCCGACTGATTTGGTGGCTTTTGCGTCCTTATCTGAGCGCTTTACCTTTCCAAAACGTGTAGAAAATATTTTGAAAGGGGAGGGCTTGCTAAATGATGCGAGTGGTCTAGTTGCCTTTCAATTTGCCCTGACGGCTTGGACGACAGGGAAATTTTCGGCTCAAGAAGCCAGCATCTCACTTATCCTTTCGATCATTGGTGGTTTTATTGTGGGTGGTCTAACAGCTTTTTTAAATCGTCAGTTGCAAAAGCTGCTGTATACGGTGCGAGTCTCAGACACAGCAGGAGAACTGTTGTTAGAATTAAGTTTACCGTTGCTGACATTCTTTTTGGCCGAAGAACTCTATGTATCAGGAATTATTGCAGTGGTCGTGGCAGGGATTTTTAAGGCTAGTCGTTTTAAAAGGATTACTTTATTAGAAGCTCAAGTTGATACCGTGACAGATACGATTTGGCAAACTGTCACATTTATGCTGAATGGAGCGGTCTTTGTCATTTTAGGAATTGAGTTGGAAACGATAGCTGAACCCATTTTGAAAAGTCCGGTTTATGATAATCTTCGACTCCTTCTGACAATTCTTTTACTGACGATTGTGCTATTTGCCACTCGTTTTGTCATGATTTATGGCTTTTATTTCTGGAGAAGTCTGCGTTTGAAAAAGAGAATGTCGAAATATTGGAGAGACATTGCTCTGTTAACTTTTTCAGGCGTGAAAGGAACGGTGTCTATTGCGACCATTCTCTTGATTCCAACAGCGTTAGAACAAAAGTATCCTCTCTTGCTTTTCTTGGTGGCTGGGGTTACGTTGCTTAGTTTTTTGACAGGGCTTGTAATATTACCTCGTTTATCAAAAAACAAAGAAGAATCATCCGACTACCTCATGCATATTGCTATTTTAAATGATGTTGTCCAAGAATTGGAAGAAGATTTGAAACATACCAAAGTTAAGGCTCCGCTTTACGCGGCTATTGATAATTATCATGGACGAATCGAAAATCTTATCTTGGAGCAAGAAGGAAGATCTGTTCAAAAAGATTTGACAGATTTACAATTGCTGATGCTGAGTATCGAAAGTGACGGTTTGGAACAAGCCTACGAAGAAAGAAAAATAAGCAACCGTGTCTATTCCATTTACCAACGTTATTTATGGAATATGGAGCAAAGAATCAACCGCAACCTTGCTTCGCGCTTCACTTATTTTTTGATTAGCTTTTTCAGAATGACTCGCTTATTGCTGCATGAGATTGTTACATTTGGCTCTACTTTCCGTAATTGGCTCAATCAAGATAGAGCAAAGCCTAGTAAGGCTGAAAGAGAAGAGATTGCCGAACTGTATCTAGCCAATACAGAAGTAATTATCGGGAGTTTAGAAAATCTGAAGGGTGTTTATAATACTGCGCTTATCAATTTCTTGCAAGATTCGCGTATTCGTGAGACAGCAATTATTGAAAGCAGTGCTTTTATTGAACGGGTTATTACGCGTATCAAACCGAATAATATCAAGGAAATGCTACGAGGCTATTATTTGGAGCGGAAGATTATTTTTGAATATGAACACGAAAAGCTGATTTCAGCTAGTTATGCAAAATTTCTCCGTCAAAATGTCAATAATTTAGAAAATTATTCTCTCAAAGAAACCGCCAATACATTACCATACGACATGATGAACTATGTCAGACAGAAATAA
- a CDS encoding tRNA (cytidine(34)-2'-O)-methyltransferase — protein MTTFQNHIVLFEPQIPQNTGNIARTCAATNSPLHIILPMGFPIDDRKMKRAGLDYWDKLDITYYDNLEEFMSKMDGQLYLISKFAEKVYAEENFATAGNHYFMFGREDKGLPEDFMRAHSEKALRIPMNDEHVRSLNLSNTVCMMVYEALRQQDFTGLDLVHHYAHDKLK, from the coding sequence ATGACAACATTTCAAAACCACATTGTTCTTTTTGAACCGCAAATCCCACAGAATACGGGTAATATTGCTCGGACTTGCGCAGCAACGAATTCACCACTTCATATCATTTTACCAATGGGATTTCCGATTGATGACCGTAAGATGAAACGAGCTGGCTTGGATTATTGGGATAAGCTGGACATTACTTATTATGACAATTTAGAAGAATTCATGAGTAAAATGGACGGACAATTGTATTTGATTTCTAAGTTTGCGGAGAAGGTTTATGCGGAAGAAAATTTTGCAACTGCTGGAAATCACTATTTCATGTTTGGGCGTGAGGATAAGGGATTGCCAGAAGATTTTATGCGTGCTCATTCTGAAAAAGCCCTGCGGATTCCGATGAACGATGAGCATGTCAGAAGTCTGAATTTGTCAAATACAGTTTGTATGATGGTGTATGAAGCCCTGCGCCAGCAAGATTTTACAGGATTAGATCTAGTACATCACTATGCACATGACAAATTAAAATAG
- a CDS encoding TIGR01212 family radical SAM protein (This family includes YhcC from E. coli K-12, an uncharacterized radical SAM protein.): MKVMKPYNSLNAYYRKLFGEKTFKVPIDAGFDCPNRDGTVAHGGCTFCTVSGSGDAIVAPEAPIREQFYKEIDFMHRKWPEVKKYLVYFQNFTNTHDKVEVIRERYEQAINEPGVVGINIGTRPDCLPDETIAYLAELSERMHVTVELGLQTTYEATSQLINRAHSYELYVETVQRLRKFPKIEIVSHLINGLPGETHEMMIENVRRCVTDNDIQGIKLHLLHLMTNTRMQRDYHEGRLQLLSQDEYVSIVCDQLEIIPKHIVIHRITGDAPRDMLIGPMWSLNKWEVLNAIEQEMNRRGSVQGCKAKEQRFIC; this comes from the coding sequence ATGAAAGTTATGAAACCATATAATTCGTTAAATGCTTATTATCGAAAACTATTTGGAGAGAAGACCTTTAAAGTTCCGATTGATGCTGGCTTTGATTGCCCTAATCGAGACGGAACGGTAGCTCATGGTGGCTGTACTTTTTGTACGGTATCTGGGTCAGGTGATGCCATTGTAGCACCAGAAGCACCGATTCGTGAGCAATTTTACAAGGAAATTGATTTTATGCATCGAAAGTGGCCTGAAGTCAAGAAATATCTAGTTTATTTTCAAAATTTCACCAATACCCATGATAAGGTGGAGGTCATTCGTGAGCGATATGAGCAAGCCATCAATGAGCCAGGAGTTGTAGGTATTAACATTGGAACCAGACCAGACTGCCTGCCTGATGAGACGATTGCTTATCTAGCAGAATTATCTGAACGCATGCATGTGACGGTAGAGCTGGGCTTGCAGACGACTTATGAAGCTACTTCGCAATTGATTAACCGCGCACATTCCTATGAATTATATGTTGAAACGGTTCAACGTCTGCGGAAATTTCCAAAAATCGAGATAGTTTCTCACTTAATCAATGGCTTACCTGGTGAAACTCACGAAATGATGATAGAAAATGTTCGCCGCTGTGTGACAGACAATGACATTCAAGGGATTAAATTACATCTTTTGCATTTAATGACCAACACACGCATGCAACGAGATTATCATGAAGGACGCTTGCAGCTGCTTAGCCAAGATGAGTATGTTTCAATTGTTTGTGACCAATTAGAAATAATCCCTAAGCATATCGTCATTCATCGGATTACAGGCGATGCGCCACGAGATATGTTAATTGGCCCTATGTGGAGCCTCAACAAATGGGAAGTTCTCAATGCGATTGAACAGGAAATGAACCGTCGCGGCAGCGTTCAAGGGTGTAAAGCAAAGGAGCAACGATTTATATGTTAA
- a CDS encoding tRNA (mnm(5)s(2)U34)-methyltransferase, whose protein sequence is MLRPLQMAHAFLEEVVTDEDIVVDATMGNGHDTLFLARLAKKVYAFDIQEQAVEQTTKRLAEAKLDNVELLLTGHENVDQYVASIKAAIFNLGYLPSADKTVITQPHTTIQALEKLCQRLVTGGRIAIMIYYGHTGGDVERDAVLDFVSQLPQQEFTVALYKTINQINQPPFLVMIEKLKMT, encoded by the coding sequence ATGTTAAGACCATTACAAATGGCACATGCTTTTTTAGAGGAAGTAGTGACTGATGAAGACATCGTCGTTGATGCCACTATGGGCAATGGGCACGACACGCTTTTCTTGGCACGATTGGCTAAAAAAGTGTATGCTTTTGATATTCAAGAGCAAGCCGTTGAGCAAACTACCAAGCGCTTGGCAGAAGCTAAATTGGACAATGTTGAACTGCTTTTAACAGGTCACGAAAATGTGGATCAATATGTTGCAAGTATTAAAGCAGCTATTTTTAATCTAGGCTATCTTCCGTCGGCAGATAAAACAGTGATTACGCAGCCACATACAACTATTCAGGCTTTGGAAAAATTATGTCAGCGCTTAGTAACTGGCGGTCGGATTGCAATCATGATTTATTATGGACATACAGGTGGCGATGTGGAGCGAGATGCAGTTTTAGATTTTGTCAGTCAATTGCCGCAGCAGGAATTTACTGTCGCCCTTTATAAAACAATCAACCAAATCAATCAGCCCCCCTTTTTAGTGATGATTGAGAAATTAAAAATGACCTAA
- a CDS encoding IS30 family transposase: MSYSHLTITDRIKIETYLELGLKPCQIANKLGVHKSTISRELRRCQNGYSAALAQEHYDHRAKQKGRKSRLTPKLKKEIEDGLKSSWSPEQICGRYQLEQKPMVTFKTIYNWLYAGLIDLDLSILRRKGKTRQPKETRGTFRIGTSIAKRPKEVRNRETFGHWELDTVVSSRGKSKGCLATFLERKTRFYLAFKILDRTAKSMFSAIEQLCRLFPKEALKTFTSDRGKEFACYPLVENLGISFFFADAYSSWQRGSNENANGLLREYFPKKTDLAAISDEALNKALYDINHRPRKCLAYRTACEALVDEYE; encoded by the coding sequence ATGAGCTACTCCCATCTTACCATAACCGACCGAATAAAGATAGAAACCTACTTAGAATTAGGTTTGAAACCTTGCCAAATTGCAAATAAACTTGGCGTCCATAAGTCTACCATTTCAAGAGAGTTAAGACGATGCCAAAATGGTTATTCCGCAGCCTTAGCACAGGAACATTATGACCACAGGGCTAAGCAAAAAGGTCGGAAGTCTCGTTTGACACCAAAGTTGAAAAAGGAAATTGAAGACGGTTTAAAATCCTCCTGGTCGCCTGAACAGATTTGTGGCCGCTATCAGCTTGAACAAAAGCCAATGGTAACTTTTAAAACTATCTATAACTGGCTCTATGCTGGTTTGATTGATCTGGATTTAAGCATCCTTCGTCGTAAAGGAAAAACTCGACAACCCAAAGAAACACGTGGGACATTTAGGATTGGCACATCGATTGCCAAACGTCCTAAAGAGGTCAGGAATCGTGAGACCTTTGGTCACTGGGAGCTCGATACTGTGGTGTCTTCCAGAGGCAAAAGCAAGGGCTGTTTAGCGACCTTTCTGGAGCGAAAAACGCGCTTTTACTTAGCTTTCAAGATACTAGACAGAACAGCCAAATCCATGTTTTCAGCCATCGAACAACTTTGTAGGCTATTTCCAAAAGAGGCTCTTAAAACCTTCACTTCAGACAGGGGAAAAGAGTTTGCCTGCTATCCTCTGGTAGAGAATTTAGGAATTTCCTTTTTCTTTGCGGACGCCTATTCATCCTGGCAGAGAGGAAGCAATGAAAACGCAAATGGCTTACTAAGAGAATATTTCCCAAAGAAAACAGATTTAGCCGCTATCTCTGATGAGGCTTTGAACAAGGCCTTATATGATATCAATCACCGACCACGAAAATGTTTAGCTTACAGAACTGCTTGTGAAGCTCTAGTGGATGAGTACGAGTAA